A window of the Microbispora sp. ZYX-F-249 genome harbors these coding sequences:
- a CDS encoding Lhr family helicase — protein MHDGQVGSLDGFSPVTREWFAGAFATPTAAQEGAWSSIARGDNTLVVAPTGSGKTLAAFLWAIDRLAVEHTAGPSPAAAAGMRADATADMTVRRERHGGSGTGRPGGRRGRKADGEPPRPCRVVYVSPLKALAVDVERNLRAPLTGIRQTALRMGLPAPDISVAIRSGDTAAEERRRFAARPSDILITTPESLFLILTSQAREALRGVQTVIVDEVHAVAGTKRGAHLALTLERLDALLPAPAQRIGLSATVRPVEEVATFLGGTRPATVVQPPSEKVIEVDVVVPVEDMTELAPPPPGADGESPEHRRSIWPHVEEHLLDLIEAHRSTIVFANSRRLSERLCTRLNELAWERRAAPARSEDPGAGDPAHWSDAFEELHARWSDRRDPTGDPRTDIGQAGASPPDPELTDTERVTTPPPHDRRVDAGHAETGRGETGHDEAEHDEAGRTDEPRPDGRLAQVRRGDGRGDARHGAPTAMPSEYMAQAGVSGGAMPEVVRAHHGSVSKEERSQIEEALKSGRLPAVVATSSLELGIDMGSVDLVAYVEAPPSVASGLQRIGRAGHQVGAVSRGVIFPKYRGDLVQTAVVAERMRTGRIEEIRYPRNPLDVLAQQIVAMTALDEWTVDSLEAVVRRAAPYATLPRGALEATLDMLAGRYPSEEFAELRPRIVWDRVTGTLQGRPGAQRLAVTNGGTIPDRGLFGVFLVGEKASRVGELDEEMVYESRVGDVFVLGATSWRIEDITADRVLVSPAPGQPGKLPFWHGDAPGRPAELGRAIGAFLRELSAAGAGGRGDAAKALERIRAAGLDDYAAGNLLAYLTEQREATGYVPDDRTLLVERFRDELGDWRVVIHSPFGARVHAPWALAIGRRLRERYGVDVQAVHSDDGIVLRVPDTFEEAPTDVAVFDAEEIEQVVVEELGGSALFASRFRECAGRALLLPRRSPGRRSPLWQQRQRAAHLLGVASKYAGFPVVLETMRECLQDVFDVPGLVELMRDVAARRVRVVEVETAQASPFAASLLFNYIGAFMYEGDAPLAERRAQALALDTALLAELMGQADLRELLDPDVVAETERELARLDRPLRDAEDLADLLRSHGPLLAQDVSIREGDPSWLAGLERARRAIRVRVAGLEQWAAVEDAWRLRDALGVPLPVGVPHEFLEAPLAGGPGGPAGTHAVPDPLGDLVARHARTRGPFSSGTAAARFGVGVAVVDDALRRLAASGRVVTGEFRPGGRGEEWCDAGVLRLLRRRSLARLRKEVEPVPPETLAAFLPTWHGIVSQSVTPAGGGPGGNGGRTGLAGSEVGHAGPGRQEGHGSARAMDALITAIERLQGAAVPASALESLVLPARVPGYNPALLDELTSSGEVVWAGQGSLPGGDGWVGLYFADTAPLLLPTPAEITMTPLHEQILEILGGGGALFFRELSNRIAAAALGEGAAPSGPDAAAARRARILGRVTGGTGTAAAQSGTTGVPVAQPGATAQPGTTTQPSTTTQPGAGGTHAAQSGTGGTAAGAAAAVPDDVTLAAALWDLVWSGRVTGDTLAPLRSTLGTGRPAHRPAATRRRRAVLPTRSGPPTVSGRWWLLPAPSADATQRAHAQAEVLLERHGVLTRGGITAERLPGGFSAVYQVLRAFEESGRCRRGYFVEGLGAAQFALPGAVDRMRAMSSGRPAPAEDLWSVPAPPPPRRAVVLAATDPANPYGAALPWPDRSDDVSHKPGRKAGALVVLAEGELILYVERGGKTLLSFGSEEDLRPAVRALAVAVKGGALGKLTVERADGAAIADSPLAAALEAAGFHPTPRGLRIRA, from the coding sequence ATGCATGATGGGCAGGTGGGTTCGCTCGACGGCTTCAGCCCGGTGACCAGGGAGTGGTTCGCCGGCGCCTTCGCGACGCCGACCGCCGCTCAGGAGGGCGCCTGGTCGTCGATCGCGCGGGGCGACAACACGCTCGTGGTCGCACCCACCGGGTCGGGCAAGACGCTCGCGGCCTTCCTGTGGGCCATCGACCGCCTCGCCGTCGAGCACACGGCCGGCCCTTCCCCGGCCGCGGCGGCGGGCATGAGGGCCGACGCTACGGCGGACATGACGGTGCGGCGGGAGCGCCACGGCGGGTCCGGGACGGGGCGGCCCGGTGGCCGGCGCGGGCGGAAGGCGGACGGGGAGCCGCCCCGGCCGTGCCGGGTCGTGTACGTCTCACCGCTGAAGGCGCTCGCGGTCGACGTCGAGCGGAACCTGCGGGCACCGCTCACCGGCATCCGGCAGACGGCGCTGCGGATGGGCCTGCCCGCCCCCGACATCTCGGTGGCCATCCGCTCCGGAGACACCGCGGCCGAGGAGCGGCGCCGCTTCGCCGCGCGGCCCTCCGACATCCTGATCACGACGCCCGAGTCCCTGTTCCTGATCCTCACCTCGCAGGCGCGCGAGGCGCTGCGCGGCGTGCAGACCGTGATCGTGGACGAGGTCCACGCCGTCGCGGGGACCAAGCGCGGCGCGCACCTCGCCCTGACGCTGGAGCGGCTCGACGCCCTGCTGCCCGCTCCGGCCCAGCGCATCGGGCTGTCGGCGACCGTACGGCCGGTGGAGGAGGTGGCGACGTTCCTCGGCGGAACCCGTCCGGCCACGGTCGTGCAGCCGCCCTCCGAGAAGGTCATCGAGGTCGACGTCGTGGTCCCGGTCGAGGACATGACCGAGCTCGCGCCGCCTCCGCCCGGTGCGGACGGCGAGTCGCCCGAGCACCGCAGGAGCATCTGGCCGCACGTCGAGGAGCACCTTCTCGACCTGATCGAGGCCCATCGGTCCACGATCGTCTTCGCCAACTCGCGGCGGCTGTCGGAGCGCCTGTGCACCCGGCTCAACGAGCTCGCCTGGGAACGTCGGGCTGCACCCGCACGGAGCGAGGATCCGGGCGCGGGGGATCCGGCGCACTGGTCGGACGCCTTCGAGGAGTTGCACGCGCGGTGGTCGGACCGGCGCGACCCGACCGGCGACCCGCGCACGGACATCGGACAGGCCGGCGCCTCTCCGCCGGATCCGGAGCTCACGGACACCGAGCGGGTGACCACCCCACCGCCACACGACCGGCGCGTGGACGCCGGACATGCCGAGACCGGACGTGGCGAGACCGGGCATGACGAGGCCGAACATGACGAGGCCGGGCGGACGGACGAGCCACGGCCGGATGGCCGGCTCGCGCAGGTCCGGCGCGGGGACGGACGCGGGGACGCCCGGCACGGCGCCCCCACGGCCATGCCGTCGGAGTACATGGCCCAGGCGGGGGTCTCGGGCGGCGCGATGCCCGAGGTGGTGCGGGCGCACCACGGCTCCGTCTCGAAGGAGGAGCGGTCCCAGATCGAGGAGGCGCTGAAGTCGGGCCGCCTGCCCGCGGTGGTCGCGACCTCCAGCCTGGAGCTGGGCATCGACATGGGCTCGGTGGACCTGGTCGCCTACGTCGAGGCGCCGCCCAGCGTGGCCAGCGGGTTGCAGCGCATCGGCCGCGCCGGGCACCAGGTCGGGGCCGTGTCCCGCGGCGTGATCTTCCCGAAGTACCGGGGAGACCTGGTGCAGACGGCCGTCGTGGCCGAGCGCATGCGGACGGGGCGGATCGAGGAGATCCGTTACCCGCGCAATCCCCTCGACGTGCTGGCCCAGCAGATCGTCGCGATGACCGCGCTCGACGAGTGGACGGTCGACTCGCTGGAGGCGGTGGTGCGCAGGGCCGCGCCGTACGCCACGCTGCCGCGCGGCGCGCTGGAGGCGACGCTCGACATGCTCGCCGGGCGTTACCCGAGCGAGGAGTTCGCCGAGTTGCGGCCGCGCATCGTGTGGGACCGGGTGACGGGCACCCTCCAGGGCCGCCCCGGGGCCCAGCGCCTGGCGGTGACGAACGGGGGCACCATCCCCGACCGCGGGTTGTTCGGCGTGTTCCTGGTGGGCGAGAAGGCGTCACGCGTCGGCGAGCTGGACGAGGAGATGGTCTACGAGTCCCGCGTCGGCGACGTGTTCGTGCTGGGCGCGACCTCGTGGCGCATCGAGGACATCACCGCCGACCGGGTCCTGGTCTCCCCCGCGCCCGGGCAGCCGGGCAAGCTGCCCTTCTGGCACGGGGACGCGCCGGGCCGCCCCGCCGAGCTGGGCCGCGCCATCGGCGCGTTCCTCCGCGAGCTGTCGGCGGCCGGGGCGGGCGGCCGGGGCGACGCGGCGAAGGCGCTCGAGCGGATCCGCGCGGCGGGCCTCGACGACTACGCCGCCGGCAACCTGCTCGCCTACCTGACCGAGCAGCGGGAGGCGACGGGCTATGTGCCCGACGACCGCACGCTCCTGGTCGAGCGGTTCCGCGACGAGCTGGGCGACTGGCGCGTGGTGATCCACTCCCCCTTCGGCGCGCGGGTCCACGCCCCCTGGGCGCTCGCCATCGGGCGGCGGCTGCGCGAGCGGTACGGCGTCGACGTCCAGGCCGTCCACTCCGACGACGGCATCGTGCTGCGCGTGCCCGACACCTTCGAGGAGGCGCCGACCGACGTCGCGGTCTTCGACGCCGAGGAGATCGAGCAGGTCGTGGTCGAGGAGCTGGGCGGCTCGGCCCTGTTCGCCTCCCGGTTCCGTGAGTGCGCCGGGCGGGCCCTCCTGCTGCCCCGCCGCTCGCCCGGCAGGCGCAGCCCGCTGTGGCAGCAGCGCCAGCGGGCGGCCCATCTGCTCGGCGTCGCGAGCAAGTACGCCGGGTTCCCGGTGGTGCTGGAGACGATGCGCGAGTGCCTGCAGGACGTCTTCGACGTGCCGGGCCTCGTGGAGCTCATGCGCGACGTGGCCGCCCGCCGGGTGCGGGTGGTCGAGGTGGAGACCGCCCAGGCGTCCCCGTTCGCGGCGTCGCTGCTGTTCAACTACATCGGCGCGTTCATGTACGAGGGTGACGCGCCGCTGGCCGAGCGGCGGGCGCAGGCGCTCGCCCTCGACACCGCACTCCTCGCCGAGCTCATGGGACAGGCCGACCTGCGGGAGCTGCTCGACCCGGATGTCGTGGCCGAGACCGAGCGGGAGCTGGCACGGCTGGACAGGCCGTTGCGTGACGCCGAGGACCTCGCCGACCTGCTGCGCTCGCACGGCCCGCTGCTCGCCCAGGACGTCTCGATCCGCGAGGGCGACCCCTCCTGGCTCGCCGGCCTGGAACGGGCGCGCCGGGCCATCCGGGTACGTGTGGCGGGCCTGGAGCAATGGGCCGCCGTCGAGGACGCCTGGCGCCTGCGCGACGCGCTCGGAGTGCCGTTGCCGGTGGGCGTTCCACACGAGTTCCTCGAAGCACCGCTCGCAGGCGGGCCCGGCGGACCGGCCGGCACGCACGCCGTCCCCGACCCGCTCGGCGACCTGGTCGCACGGCACGCGCGCACCCGTGGGCCGTTCTCCTCCGGCACGGCCGCCGCGCGCTTCGGGGTGGGCGTCGCGGTGGTGGACGACGCGCTGCGCCGCCTCGCGGCGTCGGGCAGGGTGGTCACGGGCGAGTTCCGCCCCGGAGGCCGGGGCGAGGAGTGGTGCGACGCCGGAGTGCTGCGGCTGCTGCGGCGCCGGTCGCTGGCGCGGCTCCGCAAGGAGGTCGAACCGGTCCCCCCGGAGACGCTTGCGGCGTTCCTGCCCACGTGGCACGGCATCGTCTCGCAGAGCGTCACCCCGGCCGGTGGCGGGCCGGGCGGGAACGGCGGCAGGACGGGGCTCGCGGGGTCCGAGGTGGGCCACGCGGGGCCCGGGCGGCAGGAGGGCCACGGCTCCGCGCGGGCCATGGACGCTCTGATCACGGCGATCGAACGGCTGCAGGGAGCGGCCGTCCCCGCCTCGGCGCTGGAGTCGCTGGTGCTGCCGGCGCGGGTGCCCGGATACAACCCTGCCCTGCTCGACGAGCTGACCTCGTCCGGCGAGGTCGTCTGGGCAGGCCAGGGGTCGCTGCCCGGCGGCGACGGATGGGTCGGCCTCTACTTCGCCGACACCGCGCCCCTGCTGCTGCCCACGCCCGCCGAGATCACCATGACTCCGCTGCACGAGCAGATCCTGGAGATCCTCGGCGGAGGCGGCGCGCTGTTCTTCCGTGAGCTGTCCAACCGCATCGCGGCGGCGGCGCTCGGCGAGGGCGCGGCGCCGTCGGGGCCGGACGCCGCCGCCGCCCGCCGGGCCAGGATCCTCGGCCGCGTCACGGGCGGCACGGGGACGGCCGCCGCGCAGTCCGGCACCACCGGGGTGCCTGTCGCGCAGCCCGGAGCCACGGCACAACCCGGCACCACGACACAGCCGAGCACCACGACACAACCGGGCGCCGGCGGCACGCACGCCGCGCAGTCCGGCACGGGCGGGACGGCGGCGGGCGCCGCAGCAGCGGTGCCGGACGACGTGACGCTCGCGGCGGCGCTGTGGGACCTCGTCTGGTCGGGCCGGGTCACCGGCGACACGCTCGCCCCGCTGCGCTCGACGCTGGGCACCGGACGGCCCGCGCACCGCCCGGCCGCGACCCGGCGCCGCCGCGCGGTGCTGCCGACGAGAAGCGGCCCGCCGACCGTGAGCGGCCGATGGTGGCTGCTGCCCGCGCCGTCGGCCGACGCCACCCAGCGGGCCCACGCGCAGGCCGAAGTCCTGCTGGAACGGCACGGCGTGCTGACCAGGGGCGGCATCACGGCCGAGCGCCTGCCCGGCGGGTTCTCCGCCGTCTACCAGGTGCTGCGTGCCTTCGAGGAGAGCGGCCGGTGCCGCCGGGGCTACTTCGTCGAGGGTCTCGGCGCCGCTCAGTTCGCCCTGCCGGGCGCGGTCGACCGCATGCGCGCCATGTCTTCCGGCCGTCCCGCTCCGGCCGAGGACCTGTGGTCGGTCCCCGCCCCGCCGCCGCCGCGCCGTGCGGTCGTGCTCGCGGCGACCGATCCCGCCAATCCGTACGGCGCGGCCCTGCCCTGGCCGGACCGTTCGGACGACGTGAGCCACAAGCCGGGCCGCAAGGCCGGCGCGCTGGTGGTGCTGGCGGAGGGCGAGCTGATCCTCTACGTCGAGCGCGGCGGGAAGACCCTGCTCTCGTTCGGGTCCGAGGAGGACCTGCGGCCCGCCGTGCGGGCCCTGGCCGTCGCCGTGAAGGGGGGAGCCCTGGGGAAGCTGACGGTGGAGCGGGCCGACGGGGCCGCCATCGCCGACTCCCCGCTCGCGGCGGCGCTCGAAGCCGCCGGTTTCCACCCCACCCCCCGCGGCCTGCGCATCCGCGCCTGA
- a CDS encoding ROK family transcriptional regulator — MPQRPGTPRLLRQINDRAALELLISRGPLTRAELGELTGLSKVTSGQLLARLETRGLVAAAGERPGGRGPNAALYGVNPSSAFVAGLEVLPDSVTAAVADITGTVVAQVTVDPTEARDPVRIVHEAVQRACGTAGIELARLRCFVIGTRGVVDPVTGDVRYSVDLPTWHVGILAGLRTLLGECVIIENDVNLAALAEQTYGAARGADDFVILWTGVGQGLGVMLGNRLHRGITGGAGEIGWLPVPGEPLPSAVTAPQTGSFQRLVGGEALWNLARAHGVAGADVADPGVAGLVRTAIDAGNEAFVEDLAGRLAVGVAAVAVVLDPGLVVLGGDVGRAGGTHLAERVEEAVARVCPSRPTVVATGVEGNPVLMGAIVAALDRAREEVFSDTV; from the coding sequence GTGCCTCAACGACCGGGTACGCCTCGGCTGCTACGGCAGATCAACGACCGCGCGGCACTCGAACTCCTCATCTCCAGGGGCCCGCTCACCAGGGCCGAGTTGGGAGAGCTTACCGGGCTGTCCAAGGTCACATCCGGCCAGCTTCTGGCCCGGCTGGAGACGCGCGGGCTGGTCGCGGCGGCGGGGGAGCGCCCCGGCGGACGCGGTCCCAACGCCGCGCTGTACGGGGTCAATCCCTCCAGCGCGTTCGTCGCCGGCCTGGAGGTGCTGCCGGACAGCGTCACGGCCGCGGTCGCCGACATCACGGGCACGGTCGTCGCCCAGGTGACCGTGGATCCGACCGAGGCCCGTGATCCCGTGCGCATCGTCCACGAAGCCGTCCAGCGGGCCTGCGGGACCGCCGGGATAGAACTGGCCAGGCTGCGCTGCTTCGTCATCGGCACGCGCGGCGTGGTCGACCCGGTCACCGGCGACGTTCGGTACTCGGTCGACCTGCCGACCTGGCACGTCGGCATCCTGGCCGGGCTGCGCACCCTGCTCGGCGAATGCGTGATCATCGAGAACGACGTCAACCTGGCGGCCCTCGCCGAGCAGACGTACGGCGCCGCGCGGGGCGCCGACGACTTCGTGATCCTGTGGACGGGCGTGGGCCAGGGCCTCGGCGTCATGCTCGGCAACCGGCTGCACCGCGGCATCACCGGAGGCGCGGGCGAGATCGGCTGGCTGCCCGTCCCCGGGGAGCCGCTGCCGAGCGCGGTCACCGCGCCGCAGACCGGTTCCTTCCAGCGCCTCGTCGGAGGAGAGGCGCTGTGGAACCTGGCCCGCGCGCACGGCGTCGCCGGCGCGGATGTCGCGGACCCCGGGGTGGCCGGCCTGGTCCGTACCGCCATCGACGCCGGCAACGAGGCCTTCGTCGAGGACCTGGCCGGACGGCTCGCGGTCGGGGTGGCGGCGGTCGCCGTGGTCCTCGACCCGGGACTCGTCGTGCTCGGCGGTGACGTGGGCAGGGCCGGCGGGACCCACCTCGCGGAGCGCGTCGAGGAGGCGGTGGCCCGGGTGTGCCCGAGCCGCCCCACAGTGGTGGCGACCGGGGTGGAGGGCAATCCCGTTCTCATGGGTGCGATCGTCGCGGCACTGGACCGAGCGCGTGAAGAGGTCTTCTCGGACACGGTCTGA